A genomic stretch from Chloroflexota bacterium includes:
- a CDS encoding SIMPL domain-containing protein (The SIMPL domain is named for its presence in mouse protein SIMPL (signalling molecule that associates with mouse pelle-like kinase). Bacterial member BP26, from Brucella, was shown to assemble into a channel-like structure, while YggE from E. coli has been associated with resistance to oxidative stress.) produces MPHKIKFVSIVLAAIVGLLVLSACGTPLAGGGDQSPSKTVAVTGNGVAFGTPDIAVASVGVQTRNENPGAAVSENTDKMQAIIAALKELGIDEKDIQTANFSVYAQQNYDTNGQPTNITYVADNTVTITVRDLNKVGDALGKAVAAGANNIYGVSFSVSDQSKLEAEARDKAMADAKARAEQLAKAAGVTLGGPMSISEYTSAPPVIYAADVKGLAAGVGGGAPVPVSTGQIQVNLQVSVTYEIK; encoded by the coding sequence ATGCCCCACAAAATCAAATTCGTTTCAATTGTTCTGGCCGCCATTGTCGGCCTGCTCGTCCTCAGCGCCTGTGGCACGCCCCTGGCTGGCGGAGGCGATCAATCACCTTCCAAGACCGTCGCCGTCACCGGCAATGGTGTGGCTTTTGGCACGCCCGACATCGCCGTGGCCAGTGTCGGCGTGCAGACCCGCAACGAGAATCCGGGCGCGGCAGTCAGCGAGAACACCGATAAGATGCAGGCCATCATTGCCGCCCTCAAAGAGTTGGGTATTGACGAGAAAGACATTCAGACCGCGAACTTCTCGGTGTACGCCCAGCAGAACTACGACACCAACGGTCAGCCCACCAACATCACCTACGTGGCCGACAACACCGTAACCATCACCGTACGCGACCTCAACAAGGTGGGCGATGCGCTAGGCAAGGCCGTGGCCGCCGGGGCCAACAACATCTACGGCGTGAGCTTCAGCGTCAGTGATCAATCCAAGCTCGAAGCCGAAGCTCGCGACAAGGCCATGGCCGACGCCAAGGCTCGCGCCGAGCAACTGGCGAAAGCCGCCGGGGTGACTCTCGGCGGGCCGATGTCCATCAGCGAATACACCAGCGCCCCGCCCGTAATTTATGCGGCGGACGTGAAAGGGTTGGCCGCCGGTGTTGGTGGCGGCGCGCCCGTGCCGGTGTCCACCGGGCAAATTCAGGTGAACTTGCAGGTGAGTGTGACGTACGAGATCAAGTAG
- a CDS encoding GGDEF domain-containing protein: protein MPAVYFAIGLLNLILSIVVVGAVVRFWWRHRHEGLSIGWWLLALAFGAFAVSETLEFRRLISDGEALNNLELTSRFVFMGILIYGLSRLFDDVLSAKQKLLDEAQNTIRLQAEAMRQGQELQLLHNTLQSLIGTLELEKVLQELCQSTRDLIGADSVSVRLPTPMADGFRFVVDFASALKSKPNRLDPRIDALCWKVVQAGRPAIIEDAPSHPMFGPEVPPWLKALGAFPLRRGPEVIGVLTTVFEKPRLLTVAEQRLLAALADQAAIAVHNAQLHERAERNARTDSLTGLANRRHFDEILNAEVRRAQRNQTPISLMMIDLDDFKVHNDRYGHLAGDVILRAFADLLRQQARVSDLVVRYGGDEFVVVMPETNTAEAEHAANRIREAASHYSVEWDGVHIPIRASVGVAGWEQGRLPEPEELIEAADVALYAHKN, encoded by the coding sequence ATGCCTGCTGTTTATTTTGCCATTGGCCTGCTCAACCTGATTCTGTCCATCGTCGTGGTCGGCGCGGTGGTCCGCTTCTGGTGGCGGCACCGCCACGAGGGGTTGAGCATTGGTTGGTGGTTGTTGGCGCTGGCCTTCGGCGCGTTCGCCGTATCTGAGACATTGGAGTTCCGCCGCCTCATTTCGGACGGCGAGGCCCTCAACAACCTGGAGCTGACCTCCCGCTTCGTCTTCATGGGCATCTTGATCTACGGCCTCTCGCGCCTCTTCGACGACGTGCTGTCGGCCAAACAAAAATTGCTTGACGAGGCGCAAAACACTATCCGCTTGCAGGCGGAGGCTATGCGCCAGGGCCAGGAACTGCAACTGCTTCACAACACTCTTCAATCCTTGATCGGCACGCTGGAATTGGAAAAAGTTTTGCAGGAACTCTGCCAGTCCACCCGCGATCTCATCGGCGCCGACAGCGTCTCGGTTCGCTTGCCCACGCCCATGGCCGACGGTTTCCGTTTTGTCGTTGATTTCGCCTCAGCCCTCAAATCCAAACCCAACCGCCTCGACCCGCGCATTGATGCCCTGTGCTGGAAAGTGGTGCAGGCCGGGCGACCGGCCATCATCGAAGACGCCCCCAGCCACCCCATGTTCGGCCCCGAAGTGCCGCCCTGGCTCAAAGCCCTGGGCGCGTTTCCTCTGCGGCGCGGCCCGGAAGTGATTGGCGTGCTGACAACCGTGTTCGAGAAGCCGCGCCTGCTCACCGTCGCCGAGCAACGCCTGCTGGCGGCGCTGGCCGATCAGGCCGCCATTGCCGTGCATAACGCCCAATTGCACGAGCGCGCCGAGCGCAACGCCCGCACCGACAGCCTCACCGGCCTGGCCAACCGCCGCCACTTCGACGAGATCCTCAACGCCGAAGTCCGCCGCGCCCAGCGCAACCAGACTCCGATTTCGCTGATGATGATTGACCTCGACGATTTCAAAGTCCACAACGACCGTTACGGTCACTTGGCCGGCGACGTGATCCTGCGCGCCTTCGCCGACCTGCTCCGGCAACAGGCGCGGGTGAGCGACCTGGTGGTGCGTTACGGCGGCGATGAGTTTGTGGTCGTCATGCCCGAAACCAACACCGCCGAGGCCGAGCACGCCGCCAACCGGATTCGCGAAGCGGCCAGCCACTACAGCGTCGAATGGGACGGAGTCCACATTCCGATTCGGGCCAGTGTGGGTGTGGCCGGCTGGGAGCAGGGGCGCTTGCCGGAGCCGGAAGAACTGATCGAGGCCGCCGACGTGGCCTTGTACGCGCACAAAAATTGA
- the rimM gene encoding 16S rRNA processing protein RimM, with translation MTSTDHRPTRRRNKSKASTAQPRFLAVGKVLRPHGVRGELLLEVHTDSPTHLAEVETVYVGETHTPLRLEKSRLHRSQLLIKVGGYDDRATAESLRGEIIFVAITDAAPLKPGEYYHHQIIGLKVVTDEGEALGMVTEILETGANDVYVVNGPDGELLLPAIKSVILKIESGQIMVHLMEGLR, from the coding sequence GTGACCTCGACGGATCATCGCCCAACCCGGCGACGAAATAAAAGCAAAGCCTCGACTGCTCAACCGCGCTTTCTGGCCGTTGGCAAGGTGCTTCGCCCGCACGGCGTTCGCGGCGAGCTTCTGCTTGAAGTTCACACCGACTCGCCGACCCACCTGGCCGAGGTGGAAACGGTGTATGTCGGCGAAACTCACACTCCTCTGCGCCTGGAAAAGAGTCGGCTTCACCGGAGTCAACTGTTGATCAAGGTCGGCGGCTACGATGATCGCGCTACCGCCGAATCGCTCCGGGGCGAGATCATCTTTGTCGCCATTACCGACGCCGCCCCGCTCAAACCGGGCGAGTATTATCACCATCAGATCATTGGCCTGAAAGTTGTCACCGATGAGGGCGAGGCGCTGGGGATGGTCACCGAAATTTTGGAGACCGGGGCCAACGATGTGTATGTCGTGAACGGGCCGGACGGCGAGCTTTTGCTTCCTGCCATCAAGTCGGTCATTCTCAAGATTGAATCCGGGCAAATAATGGTTCACTTGATGGAAGGCTTGCGGTAG
- the rpoC gene encoding DNA-directed RNA polymerase subunit beta', producing MEPKSLRALKISLASPDQIKSWSYGEVLKPETINYRRLRPEKDGLFCEAIFGPTKDWQCYCGKYKNVRYKGIICDKCGVEVTRSSVRRERMGHIELAAPVAHVWYTRRVPSYLGVLLDVSRRNLDRVLYFAQYVITHVDEDARQKALKRLDEEIQREEKRQADEINAKIVAAKGARDKKISDLKAKIDGINEKYEADVAEKVEPLVKEGQKVQKSLEDKMDTTIRKPIDFEPTKAVIADEGETISRKHLTALNKAVQARLGEIETALKEKRDVKVDALKMDVEKVKAEAEDQIVQLRNSLEDVSAGSRKNVDKEREELISLHHMMFLGESKYRELKQKWGQVFKADMGAEAFHDILRSLDLDRLGKELWHEVRTTKSKQRKKKAIKRLKVVEALRRSGNRPEWMILTILPVIPPDLRPMVQLDGGRFATSDLNDLYRRVINRNNRLKRLLELGAPDVIVRNEKRMLQEAVDSLIDNSQRGKALSRRGRRELKSLSDMLKGKKGRFRRNLLGKRVDYSGRSVIVVGAKLKLHQCGLPRIMALELYRPFVIAKLVEYNFASNVKGAKRIIEKERPEVWEVLEEVIKDRPVLLNRAPTLHRLGIQAFEPVLVEGKAIHLHPLACSAFNADFDGDQMAIHIPLSRKAVEEARTLMLSTQNLLKPADGEPVVGPAKDMVLGVYYLTMLREGRKGEGRVFGDLDEVEMAYSLAQVDIHAKIKLYLPTHYNEQGQRFADSKPRKRLIETSVGRALFNRVLPEEMRFVNDLLDKSGLQKLVTKCYQVVGSEVTTEVVDQIKNIGFAYATRSGTTIAVSDLSVPAAKAEIVGRTEEEVAEVEKQFRRGLLTEQEQTDRVIELWTKARDEVAKAVSANLDPTGSLAVMAKSGATKGGFSPITQLAGMRGLMADPSGRIIPLPIRSNFREGLRALEYFISTHGARKGLADTALRTADAGYLTRRLVDVAQDLIVNSIDCGTEGGAYIRRKDDVAGQTLYDRILGRMAAAKIVDPKTGELLVNRNEEVSEAIALKIQASSIDQVFMRSPLHCQERRGICAMCYGRDLGRGKLVEVGSAVGIVAAQSIGEPGTQLTLRTFHTGGVAAGGDITSGLPRVEELFEARKKPKGEAVVTDIDGIVEVIRADKTGGSKVVKVVNSTTLRDEYEVPGNWAVKVEDGEEVPDGALLAQRGDSQVLAEHGGKVKRKENSIIIIREIREEQEYDIPTNSRLLVVDHQEVRAGESLTEGSQNPHRILRILGREACELYFLTEMQKVYRSQGQNINDKHFEVIVRKMLSRVQIVRPGDTNLLPGELIDRAEFKEMNEKLAADGKQTATSVPALLGVTRASLATDSFLSASSFQHTIKVLAGAAIEGKSDGLFGLKENVIIGKLIPAGTGYWVYHDKDQIEGGAESEVATLDEPTAAE from the coding sequence GTGGAACCTAAAAGCTTGCGCGCGTTGAAAATTAGTTTGGCTTCGCCAGACCAGATCAAGTCGTGGTCGTACGGCGAAGTCCTCAAGCCGGAGACGATCAACTACCGGCGGCTGCGGCCCGAGAAAGACGGTTTGTTCTGCGAAGCCATCTTTGGCCCGACAAAGGACTGGCAATGCTACTGCGGCAAATATAAGAACGTCCGCTACAAGGGCATCATCTGCGACAAGTGCGGCGTGGAGGTGACTCGCTCGTCCGTCCGCCGCGAACGAATGGGGCACATCGAGCTGGCCGCTCCGGTGGCCCACGTCTGGTACACCCGCCGCGTGCCGTCGTACCTGGGCGTTTTGCTTGATGTGTCGCGCCGCAATCTGGATCGCGTCCTCTACTTCGCTCAATACGTCATCACTCACGTTGACGAAGACGCCCGCCAGAAGGCCCTCAAGCGGCTGGACGAGGAAATTCAACGCGAGGAGAAACGGCAGGCCGACGAGATCAACGCCAAGATCGTGGCCGCCAAAGGCGCTCGCGACAAAAAGATCAGCGACCTCAAGGCCAAAATTGACGGCATTAATGAGAAGTACGAAGCCGACGTAGCCGAGAAGGTCGAGCCGTTGGTGAAAGAAGGCCAGAAGGTTCAGAAGTCGCTCGAAGACAAGATGGACACTACCATCCGCAAGCCGATTGACTTTGAGCCGACCAAAGCCGTGATCGCCGATGAAGGCGAGACCATCTCCCGCAAGCACCTCACTGCTCTCAATAAGGCTGTCCAGGCCCGCCTGGGCGAGATCGAAACGGCCCTCAAAGAAAAGCGCGACGTCAAAGTGGACGCCTTGAAGATGGACGTTGAAAAGGTCAAGGCCGAGGCCGAAGACCAGATCGTTCAGCTTCGCAACTCGCTCGAAGACGTGTCGGCGGGAAGCCGCAAGAACGTAGACAAGGAACGCGAAGAGCTGATCAGCCTGCACCACATGATGTTCCTCGGCGAGAGCAAGTACCGCGAACTCAAGCAGAAGTGGGGACAGGTGTTCAAGGCCGACATGGGCGCTGAAGCCTTCCACGACATTTTGCGCTCGCTGGATTTGGACAGGCTGGGCAAGGAACTGTGGCACGAAGTCCGCACTACCAAGTCCAAGCAACGTAAGAAGAAGGCCATCAAGCGGCTCAAGGTGGTGGAAGCTCTCCGCCGCTCCGGCAACCGGCCCGAGTGGATGATCCTCACCATCCTGCCCGTCATCCCGCCCGACCTGCGCCCGATGGTGCAGTTGGACGGCGGTCGCTTTGCCACCTCCGACCTGAACGACCTGTACCGCCGCGTCATCAACCGCAACAACCGCCTCAAGCGCCTGCTCGAACTCGGCGCGCCGGACGTGATTGTGCGCAACGAGAAACGCATGTTGCAGGAGGCCGTCGACTCGCTGATTGACAACAGCCAGCGCGGCAAGGCGCTCTCGCGCCGGGGCCGCCGCGAGCTTAAGTCGCTCAGCGACATGCTCAAAGGCAAGAAGGGCCGCTTCCGCCGCAACCTGCTCGGCAAGCGCGTGGACTATTCGGGCCGCTCGGTGATTGTGGTCGGCGCGAAGCTCAAACTGCACCAGTGCGGCCTGCCGCGCATCATGGCCCTCGAACTGTATCGCCCGTTCGTCATCGCCAAGCTGGTCGAGTACAACTTCGCCTCGAACGTGAAGGGCGCTAAACGCATTATCGAAAAGGAACGGCCCGAAGTGTGGGAAGTGCTGGAAGAGGTGATCAAGGACAGGCCGGTTCTGCTCAACCGCGCCCCCACCCTGCACCGCCTGGGCATCCAGGCCTTTGAGCCGGTGCTGGTCGAAGGCAAAGCCATCCATCTGCACCCGCTGGCCTGCTCGGCCTTCAACGCCGACTTCGACGGCGACCAGATGGCGATTCACATTCCGCTCTCGCGCAAAGCCGTGGAAGAAGCCCGCACGTTGATGCTTTCCACCCAGAATTTGCTTAAACCGGCAGACGGTGAACCCGTCGTCGGCCCGGCCAAAGACATGGTGCTGGGCGTCTATTACCTCACCATGTTGCGCGAAGGGCGCAAGGGCGAAGGCCGCGTGTTTGGCGACCTGGACGAAGTGGAGATGGCCTACAGCCTGGCCCAGGTTGACATTCACGCCAAGATCAAGCTCTACCTGCCCACCCACTACAACGAGCAGGGCCAGCGCTTCGCCGACAGCAAACCGCGCAAGCGCCTGATCGAAACCTCGGTGGGACGGGCGTTGTTCAATCGCGTCTTGCCCGAAGAGATGCGCTTCGTAAACGACCTGCTCGACAAGAGCGGCCTGCAAAAGCTGGTGACCAAGTGCTATCAGGTCGTCGGCAGTGAAGTGACGACTGAAGTCGTGGATCAAATCAAGAACATCGGCTTCGCCTACGCCACCCGCTCCGGCACCACCATTGCCGTGTCCGATCTTTCTGTCCCGGCGGCCAAAGCCGAGATTGTTGGCCGCACCGAAGAAGAAGTGGCCGAGGTCGAGAAGCAATTCCGGCGCGGCCTGCTCACCGAACAAGAACAGACCGACCGCGTCATCGAACTGTGGACGAAGGCCCGCGACGAAGTGGCGAAGGCCGTTTCGGCCAACCTGGACCCAACCGGCTCGCTGGCAGTGATGGCAAAATCCGGGGCCACCAAAGGCGGTTTCAGCCCGATCACCCAGTTGGCTGGCATGCGCGGTTTGATGGCCGACCCGTCCGGGCGCATCATCCCCCTGCCCATCCGCTCGAACTTCCGCGAAGGCTTGCGGGCGCTGGAATACTTCATCTCGACTCACGGTGCGCGCAAAGGTCTGGCCGACACTGCCCTCCGCACCGCCGACGCCGGTTACCTCACCCGCCGCCTGGTGGACGTGGCCCAGGATTTGATCGTCAACAGCATTGATTGTGGCACGGAAGGCGGGGCTTACATCCGGCGCAAGGACGACGTGGCCGGCCAAACCTTGTACGACCGGATTCTGGGCCGCATGGCGGCGGCCAAGATCGTCGATCCCAAGACCGGCGAGTTGCTTGTCAATCGTAATGAAGAGGTCAGCGAAGCGATCGCTTTGAAGATTCAGGCTTCGTCCATTGATCAGGTGTTTATGCGCTCGCCGCTTCACTGCCAGGAACGGCGCGGCATTTGCGCCATGTGCTACGGGCGCGACCTGGGCCGGGGCAAGCTGGTGGAGGTCGGTTCAGCGGTCGGCATTGTGGCCGCCCAGTCCATCGGCGAGCCGGGCACGCAGTTGACGCTCCGCACGTTCCACACCGGTGGTGTGGCCGCCGGCGGCGACATCACCAGCGGCCTGCCGCGCGTGGAAGAACTGTTCGAGGCCCGCAAGAAGCCGAAGGGCGAGGCCGTCGTCACCGACATTGACGGCATCGTGGAAGTCATTCGCGCCGACAAGACCGGCGGCTCGAAGGTCGTCAAGGTCGTGAACAGCACCACCCTGCGCGACGAGTACGAAGTGCCCGGCAATTGGGCGGTGAAAGTGGAAGACGGCGAGGAAGTGCCGGACGGCGCCCTGCTGGCCCAGCGCGGCGACAGCCAGGTGCTGGCCGAGCATGGCGGCAAGGTGAAGCGCAAGGAAAACTCGATCATCATCATCCGCGAAATTCGTGAGGAGCAGGAGTACGACATTCCGACCAACTCGCGCCTGCTGGTGGTGGATCACCAGGAAGTGCGCGCCGGCGAGAGCCTGACCGAAGGCTCGCAGAACCCGCACCGCATCCTGCGCATCCTGGGCCGCGAGGCGTGCGAACTGTACTTCCTGACTGAAATGCAGAAGGTCTACCGCTCGCAGGGCCAGAACATCAACGACAAGCACTTCGAGGTCATCGTCCGCAAGATGCTGTCGCGGGTGCAGATCGTCCGCCCCGGCGACACCAACCTCCTGCCCGGCGAACTGATTGACCGGGCCGAGTTCAAAGAGATGAACGAGAAGCTGGCCGCCGATGGCAAACAGACGGCTACTTCCGTCCCGGCCCTGCTGGGCGTCACCCGCGCCTCGCTGGCCACCGACTCCTTCCTCTCGGCCTCGTCCTTCCAGCACACCATCAAGGTGCTGGCCGGAGCCGCTATTGAAGGCAAGTCGGACGGACTCTTTGGCCTGAAAGAGAACGTGATCATCGGCAAGCTCATCCCGGCTGGAACGGGCTACTGGGTGTATCACGACAAGGACCAGATCGAAGGTGGGGCCGAGTCTGAAGTGGCAACTTTGGACGAACCCACAGCCGCCGAATAG
- a CDS encoding response regulator, with product MNENYQPDNQKVSPHLVLVIDDDPNLRRIVELCLARFGEFVFCFAENGWQGVQLADTGLPELILLDFDMPGMDGLDTLRHLRASKQTETMPVIAITGALRLSERCSEMVAGCNDYLFKPFDLDRLGRLVQNYLPQAGPA from the coding sequence ATGAATGAGAATTATCAGCCCGACAACCAGAAGGTTTCCCCGCACCTGGTTTTAGTGATTGACGACGACCCCAACCTGAGGCGCATTGTGGAATTGTGCCTGGCCCGGTTTGGGGAATTCGTCTTTTGCTTTGCCGAAAACGGCTGGCAGGGCGTCCAACTGGCCGACACCGGCCTGCCGGAGCTGATTCTGCTCGACTTTGACATGCCCGGCATGGACGGCCTGGACACGCTCCGGCATTTACGGGCCAGCAAGCAGACCGAAACCATGCCCGTCATCGCCATCACCGGCGCGCTCCGACTGAGCGAGCGTTGTTCGGAGATGGTGGCCGGGTGCAACGACTACCTCTTCAAGCCGTTTGATCTCGACCGGCTGGGACGGCTGGTGCAGAACTACCTGCCGCAGGCGGGGCCGGCTTAG
- a CDS encoding chromate transporter: MLLWDIFTLFTRVALFSWGGGPASLALMQRETTAAGWVTSAEFADAVAVGNALPGPIAPQVSAYVGYKLAGVAGAIAAAGGTVLPTTLLMLIMVVFFFGIKDSPNVKAMLTAVRPVVIGLLVWTAYDMAGTVFGVKKLGWGVAMTQGWDKLIIVAASFGLLTFTTINPVFIILGAAVLGLVVYR; the protein is encoded by the coding sequence ATGCTATTGTGGGATATTTTTACCCTCTTCACCCGCGTGGCTCTGTTCTCGTGGGGCGGCGGCCCGGCCTCGCTGGCCCTCATGCAACGCGAAACTACAGCCGCCGGTTGGGTGACATCGGCTGAATTTGCCGACGCAGTAGCCGTTGGCAACGCCCTACCTGGCCCGATTGCCCCCCAAGTCTCGGCCTACGTAGGCTACAAGCTGGCCGGAGTCGCCGGGGCAATCGCCGCGGCGGGGGGAACCGTTTTGCCCACTACCCTCCTGATGCTGATCATGGTCGTCTTCTTCTTCGGCATCAAAGACAGCCCGAATGTCAAAGCCATGCTCACCGCCGTCCGCCCGGTCGTCATCGGCCTGCTGGTGTGGACGGCCTACGACATGGCCGGCACCGTCTTTGGCGTCAAGAAGCTGGGCTGGGGCGTTGCCATGACTCAAGGCTGGGATAAGCTCATCATCGTGGCCGCTTCATTTGGCCTGCTCACTTTCACGACGATCAACCCGGTCTTCATCATCCTCGGCGCGGCAGTGCTGGGGCTGGTTGTCTACAGATAG
- a CDS encoding DUF4236 domain-containing protein, with protein sequence MSFRLNKRINIGKFLRLNISKSGVSVSAGVPGARVTAGPGGKRLTLGIPGTGISYVKKLDEPKKKKTTTRTPRAKAAPPEPEPEEFAPTPVAPTPGPFAPAEELAFAQGLADYQTGKEAESLSHFVAAAPSEPGAAILASAILLEQNRTPGLAQAESLLEGVLERDESLPTPLMEKYALDASLQVNITPGVQANVPLGGLAATLLLAEVYQARNKLDEAMDVLEGVQDVVADPALTLSICELYGLREIWDGIVERASRTAVTDDVTFETMIWYGRAMQGKSLHEAAVTIFTELLKKKKDRRPSLLAEATYWRAISYEALGKKSQANREFQKVYALSPNLRDVAARISPANV encoded by the coding sequence ATGTCCTTCCGACTCAACAAACGAATCAACATCGGCAAATTCTTGCGGCTCAACATCAGCAAGAGCGGGGTAAGCGTGAGCGCAGGCGTGCCGGGCGCGCGCGTCACCGCCGGGCCGGGCGGCAAGCGCCTCACGCTGGGCATCCCCGGAACCGGCATCAGCTACGTCAAGAAGCTCGACGAGCCGAAGAAAAAGAAGACGACGACTCGAACACCACGGGCGAAGGCCGCGCCGCCCGAACCCGAGCCGGAAGAATTTGCCCCGACTCCGGTCGCGCCGACTCCCGGCCCCTTTGCGCCCGCTGAAGAATTGGCCTTCGCGCAAGGTCTGGCCGACTATCAAACAGGGAAAGAGGCCGAGTCCCTTTCCCATTTTGTGGCGGCGGCCCCGTCCGAGCCGGGCGCGGCCATTCTGGCCTCCGCCATTTTGCTGGAGCAGAATCGAACGCCGGGTCTGGCCCAGGCCGAGTCGTTGCTGGAAGGCGTGTTGGAACGCGACGAGTCCTTGCCAACGCCGCTCATGGAAAAGTATGCGCTCGACGCGTCCCTCCAGGTCAACATCACACCGGGCGTTCAAGCCAACGTGCCGCTGGGCGGGTTGGCGGCGACGCTCTTGCTGGCCGAGGTCTATCAGGCGCGCAACAAACTCGACGAGGCGATGGACGTGCTGGAAGGCGTGCAGGATGTGGTGGCTGACCCGGCCCTCACGCTCTCCATTTGCGAGTTGTACGGCCTGCGCGAAATCTGGGACGGCATTGTGGAACGCGCCAGCCGGACGGCAGTGACTGACGACGTGACCTTTGAGACGATGATCTGGTACGGGCGGGCGATGCAGGGCAAGAGCCTGCACGAGGCGGCAGTCACCATCTTCACCGAACTACTCAAAAAGAAAAAAGATCGTCGCCCCAGTTTGCTGGCCGAAGCCACCTACTGGCGAGCGATTTCGTATGAGGCGCTTGGCAAGAAGAGTCAGGCCAATCGTGAATTCCAAAAAGTGTACGCCCTCTCGCCCAACTTGCGCGATGTGGCGGCGCGGATCAGCCCGGCCAACGTTTGA
- a CDS encoding KH domain-containing protein, with protein MKDLVIYIARSLADHPDQVKVKEFDEGGQVIIQLHVAEEDMGRIIGKGGKVANAIRTLVRTAAARDRQRVQLEIE; from the coding sequence ATGAAAGACCTCGTCATCTACATTGCTCGCTCGCTAGCCGATCACCCCGATCAGGTCAAAGTGAAAGAATTTGACGAAGGCGGGCAGGTCATCATTCAACTGCACGTGGCCGAAGAGGACATGGGCCGCATTATCGGCAAAGGCGGCAAAGTAGCCAATGCCATCCGGACGCTGGTGCGCACTGCCGCCGCCCGCGACCGGCAACGTGTTCAGCTTGAAATCGAGTGA
- the rpsP gene encoding 30S ribosomal protein S16 — MLRIRLRREGAKAQPVYRLVVAEQEHPRDGRFLEVVGEYNPRTNPAYIKVNEARALHHLKNGAQPSEPVARIFKNSGTLDRLARLRKGEALEMLVAEAEAAAAARTVNMKTRRDENTGQASKGKSKKAKAKEAAATAS; from the coding sequence ATGCTTCGTATCCGATTGCGCCGTGAAGGCGCGAAAGCCCAGCCCGTTTACCGGCTGGTGGTGGCCGAGCAGGAGCACCCCCGCGATGGCCGATTTCTGGAAGTGGTGGGCGAGTACAATCCGCGCACCAACCCGGCCTACATCAAAGTGAATGAGGCCCGCGCCCTGCACCACCTCAAGAATGGCGCCCAACCTTCCGAACCGGTGGCCCGCATATTCAAAAACAGCGGCACGTTGGATCGGCTGGCCCGGCTTCGCAAAGGCGAAGCGCTGGAGATGCTGGTGGCTGAGGCCGAGGCCGCCGCGGCGGCCCGGACTGTGAATATGAAGACCCGCCGCGACGAGAACACCGGCCAGGCTTCGAAGGGCAAGTCCAAGAAGGCTAAAGCCAAGGAAGCGGCGGCAACAGCCAGTTAG